The sequence TTCTTAGGCTTTTTCAAACATTAAATGTTCCCACTAAAAAATCAGATATGTCTTTTAGTGTGCAACATGATCCCACCAAACTAGAGTTCTGTGGATCAGGCCTATCGGGTTTATTTGCTCAGAAAAAAAATCTATTTCGACCTCGGTATCTCAAGATGTTACTCGAAATCGATAGGTTCAATAAATCAGCGCCAAAGATTTTAGACGATCCTAAGTATGATGATTGGAACCTGGGTCGGTACATGGAGGCATTCGGGTATGGAAAAGATATTCTCAATTTTTATTTAATTCCGATGAGTTCTGCCGTTTGGTCCACACCCCCCGATTTGATGTTGGAATTTCCTGCTAAATCACTCATTCGGTTTTTTTACAACCACGGATTTTTGGGGCTAAATACCCAACACCAATGGTATACAGTGGATGGCGGTTCCCATGAATATATTAAACGTATCGTCCCCCCGATCCAAGACAAGTTTCGACTAAATAGTCCCGTCAAACAAGTGAACCGAACGGCTGATGGAAAAGTGGAACTTGTGTTTGGTGAAGGGAAAAAACAGATTTTTGATAAGGTTTTACTTGCCACTCATGGCCACATTTCTTCGAAAATGTTAGGAAATCCTACAAATTTGGAAAAGGAGCTCCTACCACTTTATAAGTATCAACACAATACCGCCACCTTACATACAGATGCGAGTGATATGCCAAACCTGGCCTCTTGTTGGTCCAGTTGGAATTACAAAATTGTGGAAGATGGAACGGGAAAACAAAACCCATACACAATTTATTGGATGAATCGTTTGCAAAACGTTTCTAAAAAACAAAATTATTTTGTGACCATCAATGATCCGGGTCGTGTCGCAAAAAACAAAATCATTCGAAAAATAGATTATGAACATCCACTTTTTTCTGTAGAAGCCTCTCTTGGTCAAAACCGTTTGCAGGAATTAAATGAATCTGGACCCATTTATTATGCGGGTGCTTACTTTAGGTATGGATTTCATGAAGACGGATTTTTATCAGCGGTCAATGTATCGCGTAAAATTCTAAAGAGGGATCCGTGGACTTAAGTTCTTGTATGTATCGAGCGGACGTGTTTCACGCACGTACCGCTCCTAAACCCAATAAATTCCAATACCGAATTTTTAATTTTTATTTGGACTTATCAGAAATAGACCAGTTGTCCCACGAAAGTTTTTGGTTTTCCAGGAACCGTTGGAATTTGTTTTCTTTTTATGATAAAGACCATATCCAATTTGAAAAAGGAACAGTATATGAAAATGTTAAGTCCTTTTTAGAGGCATCTGGAGTCAGAAACATTGGAAAGATTTATCTTCTTACCAATCTCCGAGTACTTGGATATGTTTTTAATCCAGTCAGTTTCTATTTCTGTTATGATACCGATGGCAAACCACTCGTATCGATTGCAGAAGTAGGGAATACTTTTGGGGAAATCAAACCTTACGTTGGTTATTTTAAGAAAGCGAAGGGTACCATTGCGGATCCTGATGTTTATATCCGTGAGCCGAAGAATTTTTATGTCTCTCCATTTATCAGTTTAGATTCAGAATTTGAATTTCGATTGAACTTACCTGGAGATCAATTGCAGATTGGTGTCGATTCCTTTGAGAATGGAAAACGAATTTTAACAACTTCGTGTCTTGGAAAAAAAATTCCCTTCCATTCAAAATACTTGTTAAAACTTTTTATCGAATTTCCATTTATTACCGTCAAAGTAATAACATTGATTCATTGGCAAGCGTTCAAACTTTGGATCAAAAAAATTCCGTACATTCAAAAACACCAAAACTTAGAGAAACAAACAGGAGTTCCCCTTGGAAAAATCACAGAACCAGTCCCTCTTAGAAGACACGATTGATTCAGAACTTTTTACCGAATTAAAGAACAAGTCTATCGTAGACCAGTTCCCCATTTACAGAAAAATTTTTTTTAAAGCAATGAGTTCCATGAAACGTGGATCTCTTAGGATGATCCTACCAAATGGAGATCAAGTGATTTTTGGAGATCAAAACTCATCTTTTGAGCCAAAATTTCATACAGCACTGATCCATGTAAAAAACCCTCTTTTCTTCAAGAAATCAGTGTTATATGGTGATATTGGGTTTTCTGAATCTTATTTAACAGGAGATTGGGAAACAGATTCCATTGAAAATGTAATTTCTTGGTTTATATTGAATGTGGATGATAGCCCCAGTCTTTCTGGAGCCAAAAAGAAATTATTCCACCTGGATTTATTCAATTTAGGAAATAAATTCCTACATTTTTTAAGAAAAAACACCTTAACAGGAAGTAAAAAAAATATCGTAGAACATTATGATTTAGGAAACAAATTTTATAAATTATTCTTAGATCCAACAATGACTTATAGTTCTGCCTATTTTGAATCCTTAGAAGATAGTTTGGAAGAAGCCCAAACAAAAAAAGTGGATAAACTTTGCCAAAAGTTAAAACTAAACCCAGCCGACCATCTTTTGGAGATTGGAAGTGGGTGGGGGTTTTTATCGATTCATGCAGCGAAAAATTATGGTTGCCGAGTGACAACTGTTACACTTTCTGAAGAACAATACAAATATGCTAAGGAAAGAATTGAAAAAGAAGGACTTTCGGATAAAATCGAAATTCGGATCCAGGACTATCGAAAGATTGAAGGACAATTCACAAAAATAGTATCTGTAGAAATGTTGGAAGCAGTAGGGGATGCCTACTACGAAACTTTTTTCCAAAAGTGCCAGGACCTTTTAACTAGAGATGGAATTATGGCCTTACAAGTGATTACTTGTCCGGATTCTAGATTTACCTCTTTTAAAAACGGAATCGATTTCATTCAGAAACATATTTTCCCTGGTTCTTTATTGCCATCCATTGGTCGTATGAACCAAGCGATCAATCGTACGGGAGATATGTATTTATTCCACTTGGAAGATATGGGTTTAAGTTATGCGAAGACACTTAGGCTTTGGCTTAAGGCTTTTGAAGAGAACTTGACCGAGGTAAGGAACCAAGGTTATAGCGAAACCTTTATTAGAAAATGGAGATATTATTTGGCATATTGTGCAGCAGCATTTCAAATGAGAAATATTAGTGTTGTTCAATCTGTTTATGTAAGACCAAACAACCTGAATCTCTGAGTTTTTGTTAAATACAGCTATCAATAGGGAGACTGTCGGTAGCTGTGCTCTAAAAAACATCTTGCCAAAGAAAACCTAAATCTTTATTACTCAGTCTATGAGAGAAACAAAATCCGAATTCACCTTTGATGAACCAATTGAGAAATTATGGTCGGGTGTTACCGTCTATGAAGTGTTAGTCCATTGGTTGGCAGACGAGGTAAGGGGAAGGCCAAAGGTCGGTGGAGATTTTTCATGGACTTGGAAATTGGGACTCGAAGGAGATTTTACCACTCACGGTATTTATAAAAAAATTGAACCATTAAAAGAATTGGTGATGGAATGGAAAGACCATCCCGCTGATCCAAGCGGATCCATTTATTTACAATTATTATTTGAATCATTAGGCCCTAACCAATCTAAGCTAACGATAGTTAATGGAGGATTCCCTGATGGGATGAGTTCTGATGTATGGATCGATGGGGCCAAAGAAGCATGGGATGGACAAGCTGTTCAGTTAAAAGACTTTTTAAAAAAGAATCCAGACATTACAAAATTTTTTAAAAAATCTTGATCTCTAGGGCCTTTCTAAAATCCTGGTAAAAGTAAGGGTTGTTAAGGAGGGTTGGAAGATGGAATATCCCGAATTGGAAACGTATTTCCAGAAATTAACTGATATAACAGACCGTATCGCAATGATGAACAATCATTTTGATGCGACACCTGAGATCGACATACCACAGTTATCTGAGTTTTTCGCAGACATTCAATCAAAGGATTGGGAAAATACCGACAGAGAGTATTATGAACTCTTTACCAGTTATTTTACCTTCCACGTGAAGACTGTGGAAGAAATCATTCAAGAAGCACGCGAAATTCTGAACCCAGAAAACAGAGAGTATGTTAAAAAATTAGTAAGTCATATCCGTAACTCGGAAGATTGGTTTGCCAATCTCAAAAAGAAACGTAAACTCGCTCGCACTCAAGTCGCTTAGACGATCCACTCCCTTGATCGAAAGCTCAGGGGAGTTTCTTCAATTCGCTTTACAATAAAATCCATTTCCTTTCTCCTTTCAGATATGCTCAAGGCACGGTTTCTTTTTTACCCGGTTATCCTTTTATTATTTTTGTTTTTGGTCGATTCGATATTTCGAATCCCATACATTCAGACCATTACCAAAATTGATTTAACTGCCGTTAACTATAAAGCCAAATCAGATTTCTTGAAAAAACTGGTAACTGAAAAACCAGGTGTCTATTCTCCAAAATCGAAAAAAATCATGTTGATTTTGGGATCTTCTCGCCTTCTTTATTTTGATCACGACGAACTAGTTTCTTTTTACCCAGATTGGGAAATTTATAATTTGTCTTCTGCAGTAACAACTCCAGCTTATTACGATTACCAACTGACAAAAGTATTGGATGCAGGAATCAAACCAGATTTAGTCATTATGGAAACGGATCCCAATCAGTTTAACCAGAATTCTGTCTTCAAAAGTTCTAATTTAACATATAGTTTCGACCTACCATACGTTCTTTCTAATATCAGTTTGTTTGGAAAAGATCATGTTTCCTTTTATCTGGGTCGTAAACTTTTTGCAGTTGGAACTTATAAACCATATATAGATCAAATGTGGAGAAATTATAAAAATCCATTTTTAGAAAATGCTTTTGTGATGCATAAAGACACTTATGATTATATTCTCAGTCATAATGGAAATGGATTGTCTCCCGTTGATAATTATATGGAAAAGGACTCTAATTCCTTACAGATGACTAGCCATAGAACTTTGGATTGGTTATTTGCATCCTACGTGCGTAGCCCAATGCAGTTTGGGTTTTATGAAAAAATTCTGAACCGTTTGCAATCTGAAAAAATTAAAACTATTATTGTTTGGCCCCTTTCTTCTCCAGATTTTGAAGCTTTAATGGAAAAAGAGACTTTGGTAAAAACTTGGGAAAAAGAAATAGATGATCTTACGAACAATTACGGTTTTCCTCTTTTAAAACTAAAGAACGATCCATCTTATACGTGTAATGCGTTCGCAGATGGAGGTCACGTAGCTAAGGACTGTTATCGAAGTTTGATGCGTTCTATTCTATTGGAATACTTTCGAAAGTACGAGCCGAATCGTTTATAAATTCGATTCCACAAATCGGAGTTGGTCCCGAAGTAGGTGTCTCTTCAATCACCGATTTAAGGGATCTTGGTTTTTTAGGGGCGGATAGAGTGGTTCCTTCCTCACTAGTGGGAAGGTATTTTGCACTCGCATTGAATCCTGAGGGAGAATCTGCCCAAAAAAAGACACCTTTGTTTCCCCCACTTGTTACTCTTCCATAGTTTTTTCTTGAACTTCCTGGTATGGCAGGAGTCCCCCCAAAGGAAGTCGTATAAAAGTTTGTCGCACCTTGTTTGATGGAGGTACGATTGATTGTTGGTGTCACAGGATTTGTAATGATTCGTTGGAGAGTTGTGCTGTTTGCCAAAAGATAATTTCCAGAAGCCGATGACAAATCGACAGTAGTGGCAGTGGCTCCATCGGCATTTACATATTCTACGGAGGAAAGATTGTTTGTCAGTCCAAAACTCTGTGTAACAAGTAGGGCATAAATTCGAAAAAATACTTCTGAGTTTTGTGAACCGAGTAAGGTAGAGTTAAAATTGGCGGAAGTCCGAAATAAACTCATTAAACTTCCAGTAGAATTGGCCCGAATCCCTCCCGAACCAACGACTGAGTTGCGAAAGAAAGTTTGTCTTTCGGCTTCTGTAGTTCCAGAACTATCATATAAATAACGCATGAACACATAAGCAAAAGAATACTGTTTTAATACATTAGAACTGTTATTATCCCAATCCAGTAGAGAAACTCCATTGATTCCATCACTACACCTTGAATCAGTTACACCGGAATAACAATCCAAACGACTGGTTTGAGGTCCATAACCTGCGATGTCACTAGCCACTTCACTTGTTCCTTCATTGATCCATATTTCATCGGTTTGGTTGACTGCACGCATCCTTGGATATCGTAACAAGTGTTGGAATTCATGGGCAGCCGTAGAAGCAAAAGCATTTGGATCTCTGCTAAGAGCTGCAATTAATTCTTTTCCATCTAAATATAGTACTTCTGCATAATTAGATCGAATGGGAGAAAAAAAATTGTCAGGGAAAAAATTTACAGGATCATAATATCCAGCCACATAAGCACTGTTTGCTGTGGCCCCATCCTTAATGTCCATAACAAGGATTTTTACTTTGCCATCCCCGTCCACATCACTCGGTGTTCCAAATGTTGTTATGAGTTTTGGATAAGTGATTGTATCAAAATCTTTTGCAAATTTCGCTAAATCATAGTTAACGGATAAAGATCTTTCTTTATATACGACTACATTACTTCCTTCGCCTACCATTTCGACTGGAATGCAGACACTGTTTTGCGAAACTAAATCCCTGGCCCAAAGATCGGGACCTGTAAAACAACTTCCTCCGAGTAGTGAATACAATCCAACTAATAGAATGAGATCGTCATTTTTTTCTTTTTCGGAATTTAGCAGATTGCAATTAAAAGTGAATGATGTTATGAAAATGAGAGGGATAAGGACAAATTGTTTTAAATGCATAAATTTCTGAAATTGAGTTTTCTTATCCTTACATTCTTTTTGACGATTCAAAACCAGGCAAAGTCGTTGGATGGATTGTATTTTTCAGAGCGACTGCCAACAGAGAATGGTTACCTAATACTAGGGATAGAAATTTTTACAGAAAAGGGAAAGTCTTTTTATAACGCACAGGAACTTCGCTTTCAAAATTCCCGTGGTTTTGAAGAGGTTTTATTTGTGGGAAAAATTACTGAGGAAGGGAATGAAATCCTTCTTGTTCCAGAAGCCTGCCAAATCCGAGCCACAGAGACTTGGGGTAAAAAAATGGCCCTGCTACGTCGATTTGATTGTGATCATATAGAATTACGATTGGACCTTTTGCCTTCTGGAAAATTCGTCCTTTCCGAATCCTTACTTGGAACCAAAAAAGAGGTGGTTTTGCCCTTTGTTTTGGACCACTCTGTGGGAAATCCTGTGGCAGTTCGATTTGAGGCAGGTGGGATGACAACAGAAGGCATTTGGGGCTTTCATTTGAACGGACTTGGGGGAAAGAACCCAGGCTGGACCTGGAATCCTTCCAAGCGAACCTGGGAACCATTCCAAGGATACAAAACAGGGGAAGGATTGGAATTCTACCGTTGGAAACGAACCTTTTCTAATTGACCCACTGGTCCGTTTCAGGGACTTTCCTTTTACATTGAAAAAGATCAGAATTGGGGTCATTGCGGCTGCCGGAAAAGGAACCCGAGCATTTCCCCGAACCAGTTTCATTCCAAAACCACTCTTCGTCATCGAAGGTAAATCCATCCTCCACCGCAATGTGGAACTTATGGTCAAAACCTTTGGGATTGAAAAAGTCTATGTTCTCGTAGGCCATCTTAAAGAACAAATCATCGCAGAAATTGATCATATTCGTTTGGCACTTCCCAAAGTTGTGATTGAACCAGTCAATTGGACAGAGAAAGGATTGGCATCTGATGTGGCCAGTCTTGAAAAGACCATCCATGAACCTTTTTTAACCATTCTCGGTGATGAATTTTATTACCGAACTGATCATGAAATCTTTTTAAAAGTTTTAAAAAAACACCCACAAATGGCAGCCTCCATCGGTGTTGTGAAAACTTCCTTACTTTCCAGAATTCGTAAAAACTATTCAGTTGTATTAGAGAATGATAAAATTCTAAATTTGGTTGAAAAACCAGAAAACCCACCCAATGAACTTTTGGGTTTGGGCAGTTATTTTTTTACACCAGAGTATTTTGAGTTTTTTAAAAAAACGCCAGTATCTTCCAAATCAGGTGTGATAGAGATAACGGATGTTATCGATAAGATGGCAAAGGAGTCCAAGGGGGGAGTGTATGCAACCAAGCTCAGTTGCGATTACTTCAACATCAACTCCATGCAGGATTATTACCATGCTGTTTATGAAGTAAGAAATGATTTATTTCATAAATTTAAAACCAGTTTGGTAATCCCCACAAATAACAATGAAAGATCAATCACAGATGTGATTGTTGATTTCAAAGATAAATTTAATGAAATCATTGTTATCGATAACGAATCTACTGACGAAACTCTGACGCTTAGTAAAAAAGAAAAGGTAAAAACCTATACCTTCCCTGGTGATGGAGATCCTACAAGGCTTGGAGAACAAGTGAGAAGGGGAATTGAATACGCAACAGGTGATATCATCGTAGTCGTTTCTCCCGATGGTTCCTTTCGCTCCAAAGATTTTCCAAAACTACTCGAATACATGAAAGATTCGGATATGGTAATTGGAACTCGCACCACAAGACAGATGATCGAACAAGGTTCTAACTTAAAACCTTTGTATCGTTTGGTGAACTTACTTATGGGTAAGTTGGTAGAAGTATTTTGGTGGGGACAAGAACCAAGATTTACCGATGTGGATTGTCAGTTTTTTTCTGTTTGGCGAGAGTCTTATGAACGAGTTAAACCCCAACTTGTTGTAGAAGACCGTAAGTTCATTGTAGAACTTATGATTGATATAGTAAGGTCTCATATGCGTTGTATTGAAATCCCTGTATCTTATTTCAAACCTGTGGGCCAGGTGGAATACAGATTACGTGATATGATTTCTGATTCTATCCACATATTGAAATTAATTTTATCTAAAAAGTTTTACCTAGGAGAAGATCGCGATGGCGAATAAAGTATTGGTAACAGGCGGATGCGGATTTTTAGGATCCCATGTTTGTGAATTATTTCGTAAAGAAGGTTGGGATGTTGTTAGTTTTGACAACATGACAAAATATGAATTAAAACGTACTGGTTATGGAAGTGATGCCACTCGTGATTATAACTGGAATTATTTAAAATCACTTGGTGTCACAATGGTAAAAGGTGACATTCGAAACCTAGAACATTTGATGGATCGTTCTGTTGATTGTGATTATATCATTCATACAGCGGCACAACCTGCAATGACTATTTCTTGGGAAGATCCGGAGCTCGATTTTTCAACCAACGTGATTGGTACTTTTAACGTAATGGAAGCAGCAAGGAAACATAAAATCCCGGTAGTAAATACTTCCTCCATTCACGTTTACGGAAACTCAATTAATGATAGTTTGACGGAAGGAAAAACATCATACGAAAGAAATCCAGTGGAAATCTCCGTGGCACAACCAACAATGGTGGGTCAAATTTCTCCTCTACATGCTTCGAAAATGAGTGCGGAACACTATGTCCGTTCTTACACGGATATGTATGGTGTAAAGGCAGCTAGTTTTCGTTTTACGGGAATTTACGGTGAACGTCAGTTTGGTGGTGAAGATCATGGTTGGGTTGCAAACTTTGCGATTCGTTCGGTTTTTGGATTACCACTCCGTATTTTTGGAACGGGAAAACAAACTCGCGATATTTTGCATGCCGAAGATGGTGCAAAATCTTATTTAGAATTCTTTAAGAATCCTATCCCTGGTGTTTATAATATTGGTGGTGCTAGCCCTCATAAAATTTCGCTTTTGGAATGTATAGGTCTCATTGGTGAAATTCTCGGTAAAAAACAAGAGATTCTTTTTGAAGTAGAAAGACCAGGTGACATGCGTTATTTTATTTGCGACATCACGGAAGCAAAAAAATTCGGTTTTAATCCTAAAATTCTTCCTAAAGAAGGAGTCACTAGACTTCTCAAATGGATTGAAGCGAACAAAGACGTATTCAATATCTCTGGGAAGTAGAATGTCTAATAAAACACTGGTTGTCATCCCTGCTTACAATGAAGCCGCAACAATTGAAGAGGTGGTACGGGGTGCCATTGTTTATGCAGATGTTTCTGTAACAGATGATGCCAGTAAAGATGCCACACCAACCATTTTGGCCAATCTTCAGAAAGAGTTTGGCCAAAGGCTTCATGTGATTCGGCATGAAAAAAACACTCATATCCCCAAAGGAATTCAAGACGGCATGAAGTATGCGGTGGAAAAGGGATACGATTGGGTGATTACGATGGATGCGGGACTTTCGCATGATGCTGGTTATTTGAAGGAATTTCAATCTTTCCCTGAATGTGATTTAGTTATTGGTTCCAGGACATCCACTGTAAACGTACCGTTGTATCGTAAGTTTATTTCCTGGCTTGCTGCCAAGGTTATGAACTATTGTTTGTCCAAAGGAATATTTAATCTTTTTGGTGCCAATTTACGAGACTGCACAAGTGGTTACAGAAGGTATTCGAAACCGATGGTACAAAAAATTGCAACGTATCCATTAGAGTCTGTGGCATTTGATTTTCATATGGAAGCTCTCTCGATTGTGGCAAATCATGATGGAACTATCAAAGAACTTCCAATCCGGTATATTTTTTCCAATAGCAGCTTTAACCGTAAGGTATTGAAACTGGCAATTCAATTTGCGAAAAAACTTTTGTTACGAAAATGGAAACTGATCCCACAATATCCGTAAACAAATCCCGTTTCAGTTTGAAATGGAAAGTTTTTGTCATCACCTGTAGTTTATTAGGTGCTATCTTTTTATTGGATCGAGTTTTCTTTTTTGAACTTTATTTTTTGTTCCCCAATGAGACGGAATGGGATTCTTCTCCTTGGTACAACTTTATTCATAAAACCAAAGAATTACAATCTTCAAAAGATAAACATAGAACGATCATCACCGGAAGTTCCGTTGCCTTATATTCTGTTTTGCCAGATGAATTAAACGAAAAGTACAATTCAAATACAAAGTTTTCCTTTTTTTCTCATGTGGCGATGGCTCCCACAGATCTTTTTTATTACAAAGAAAATCTTTTGGCATCAAACCCCGATTTGGTGGTTTACCTTCATAATTTTGCTGATTTGCAGTGGGAATACTTAGAAGCCAAAGACGGTAAATTTTCATTTGATGAAACAAAATGGGTTCGTGAATTTGGGGATCGTTATCCTGCAAAAACAATTTATCCAACTGCCTATTTAAAAGATTTTTGGAAGGAATTACCTAGAAAAACCATTTCCAAACTTGCAACAAAATCCCTTTTTTATGTGAGCCGGTTTAGAGTTTTCTTTTTGGATCCTATTGAAGTTTATATTGATAATCATTTCCGAAGTGGAAGAAAGTATCATTTATACCAAGGGGAAAAACCAAGGGAAGGAATTTGGTCTAAGGGATGGACAAAGGAGACAGCAACACTTGTTTGTTCGGAAAAAAAATCCAAAGAATCTATTTTCACACAAAAACCAAATACAAAATTAAAATTTAGTTTTTACTTTGATCAAGATTCGCTAACTCGCAAACAGCCTATTTTGGAATTGGAAAAAACTTTTAATCGCTCAGGATGGAATGATTTAATTTGGAATGATTTGATCGATCCAACGCAAAATTGGTCTGTGGTAAAAATCCAAGTACTGTCAGAATTACCTTCTGCAAAAGAAGTAAATCTCATTCGGTATGGAAAAGATGAATCTGTTGGGATTCGTTTATCTCATTTTTTTTGTAAAACTTCGGATGTAAAAAATCGATCTTACTCACGTGGAAGTTATTGGGATGACACTCGTTTGGTGACAATGACAACCGAAGATTTTACTGAGGATTATTATGAACGAATGATCCGAGATTCCGGTTCGCGAAACGAACTTTGGAGATTACATTTTGTTCGCGAAGCTAAAAAAAATGTAAATTCAGTCACCTTTGAATCTTGGTTGGAGTTTAATCGCATTCTTCAGATTTCTGATTATTTTTATCAAAACAAAATCCCATTTGTACTGATCCTTAGTCCCGAGAATCCAATAGAATTTGATTTTTATAAAAATTCGAAGTGGAGAAAGGATTGGATTTCTAATTTAAAAAAACATTTAGAAAGTAGGGGCCAGACTTTGATCGACCATACGGAAGCAGTAAGTGATGTTCGGTATTTTTTTGATCCGCACCATTTAACATACGAAGGTGCTCATTTTTATAATTCAATTTTTTCTAAATCTTTAGAACCCTCAATTTCTCAACTACATCCTTAATTTGGAGTCAATTTATGATTTTAAAACATTTATCCCCAATTTTTTTATTTTTCAATTCGAAACAATGGTTAACGGTTTTTTCTTTTTTTCTGGTTTGGGGAATTGCCACTTTAGGTTATTGGAAAAAATATGAATGGAACCCGAGTTCTATGGTGAACTTCGGATACGAGTTTGCCTTGCAAAACCAAAAAGAAACTCCAGAGAAAGCTGTTTTATTTAAAGGAGAAGAAGGAGATTTAGGTGCGGGTTATGATGGCCAGATTTTTTATTATTTTTCGAGGCCCCTTTCTGAGTTTAATTTAAATTGGCCAAAAGGTTTTGATGAATCGTACAGGGCCCCAAGAATCGGCTATCCTTTGTTAGTTGCAATTTTTGGTTTTTTTGGAAAAACATCCGCCATTTTTGGTATGTATTTCTGGAATATTTCTCTTACTTTAGTTTCCTATTTTTATTTACGTAAACTGCTAAATGCAGATACAAAACCCTATGCGATTTTATATCTGTTAAGTCCTTTTGCTTTAGGAAGTTATTATGTACTAGTAAGTGATTCTGTGATGGTTTCTATCTTAATCATCGCTTATTACTATTATGTAAAAGAAAATTATATCCCTTTTATTCTCTTTTCTAGTTTGGCAATCTTAACCAAAGAACCAGCCTTGTTTTTGTTATTTCCTTTGGGCCTTGCCGCATTGTTTCGTAAAGATTGGAAACGAATGGCTGTAGTCGGATCAGTTCTTTTGATCCCGGTTTGTTGGCA comes from Leptospira bandrabouensis and encodes:
- a CDS encoding AZOBR_p60025 family cell surface glycopolymer formation protein, whose product is MILKHLSPIFLFFNSKQWLTVFSFFLVWGIATLGYWKKYEWNPSSMVNFGYEFALQNQKETPEKAVLFKGEEGDLGAGYDGQIFYYFSRPLSEFNLNWPKGFDESYRAPRIGYPLLVAIFGFFGKTSAIFGMYFWNISLTLVSYFYLRKLLNADTKPYAILYLLSPFALGSYYVLVSDSVMVSILIIAYYYYVKENYIPFILFSSLAILTKEPALFLLFPLGLAALFRKDWKRMAVVGSVLLIPVCWHLYLAYRFPNWRPGRLTDFILPLEGLISYMESIWRLLGSGSHWKDLARLLSRFPLVILFFLGLFLPFTGQIRKGWEFRISFLFIMFMVGTAGYYHFWSVYENVSRMFTLSIPVLLLLLNEDRTIRKQEYFLMTLLILVLFLIKVLLISRQLNYQVGF
- a CDS encoding nucleotidyltransferase family protein; translated protein: MKKIRIGVIAAAGKGTRAFPRTSFIPKPLFVIEGKSILHRNVELMVKTFGIEKVYVLVGHLKEQIIAEIDHIRLALPKVVIEPVNWTEKGLASDVASLEKTIHEPFLTILGDEFYYRTDHEIFLKVLKKHPQMAASIGVVKTSLLSRIRKNYSVVLENDKILNLVEKPENPPNELLGLGSYFFTPEYFEFFKKTPVSSKSGVIEITDVIDKMAKESKGGVYATKLSCDYFNINSMQDYYHAVYEVRNDLFHKFKTSLVIPTNNNERSITDVIVDFKDKFNEIIVIDNESTDETLTLSKKEKVKTYTFPGDGDPTRLGEQVRRGIEYATGDIIVVVSPDGSFRSKDFPKLLEYMKDSDMVIGTRTTRQMIEQGSNLKPLYRLVNLLMGKLVEVFWWGQEPRFTDVDCQFFSVWRESYERVKPQLVVEDRKFIVELMIDIVRSHMRCIEIPVSYFKPVGQVEYRLRDMISDSIHILKLILSKKFYLGEDRDGE
- a CDS encoding glycosyltransferase family 2 protein, with translation MSNKTLVVIPAYNEAATIEEVVRGAIVYADVSVTDDASKDATPTILANLQKEFGQRLHVIRHEKNTHIPKGIQDGMKYAVEKGYDWVITMDAGLSHDAGYLKEFQSFPECDLVIGSRTSTVNVPLYRKFISWLAAKVMNYCLSKGIFNLFGANLRDCTSGYRRYSKPMVQKIATYPLESVAFDFHMEALSIVANHDGTIKELPIRYIFSNSSFNRKVLKLAIQFAKKLLLRKWKLIPQYP
- a CDS encoding NAD-dependent epimerase/dehydratase family protein, with amino-acid sequence MANKVLVTGGCGFLGSHVCELFRKEGWDVVSFDNMTKYELKRTGYGSDATRDYNWNYLKSLGVTMVKGDIRNLEHLMDRSVDCDYIIHTAAQPAMTISWEDPELDFSTNVIGTFNVMEAARKHKIPVVNTSSIHVYGNSINDSLTEGKTSYERNPVEISVAQPTMVGQISPLHASKMSAEHYVRSYTDMYGVKAASFRFTGIYGERQFGGEDHGWVANFAIRSVFGLPLRIFGTGKQTRDILHAEDGAKSYLEFFKNPIPGVYNIGGASPHKISLLECIGLIGEILGKKQEILFEVERPGDMRYFICDITEAKKFGFNPKILPKEGVTRLLKWIEANKDVFNISGK